A single genomic interval of Amycolatopsis albispora harbors:
- a CDS encoding polyribonucleotide nucleotidyltransferase, translating into MTDVSGTAVHETEAVIDNGRFGTRTVRFETGRLARQAAGSVVAYLDDETMLLSATTASKHPKEHFDFFPLTVDVEERMYAAGRIPGAFFRREGRPSTDAILTCRLIDRPLRPSFTEGLRNEIQIVITVQSLHPEDPYDVLAINAASASTQIAGLPFSGPIGGVRVALIEDQWVAFPTWKQLESATFNMVVAGRIVGDGANDVAIMMVEAEATEQTLDLVAGGAKAPNEQVVAEGLEAAKPFIRVLCEAQQELAKVAAKPVGDFPLFPAYEADAYEAVAAAATDDLAKALAIAGKQDRDNATDEVKAAVLAKVGVGEGEAFEGREKEVGAAFRALTKQLIRQRILRDKVRIDGRGLTDIRSLGAEVSVIPRAHGSALFERGETQILGVTTLNMLRMEQQIDSLSPETTKRYLHHYNFPPFSTGETGRVGSPKRREIGHGALAERALVPVLPKRDEFPYAIRQVSEALGSNGSTSMGSVCASTMGLLNAGVPLKAPVAGIAMGLVSDEVDGETRYVALTDILGAEDAFGDMDFKVAGTKEIVTALQLDTKLDGIPSEVLAGALNQAKDARLTILEVIAEAIDGPDEMSPYAPRVTSVKIPVDKIGEVIGPKGKMINSITEETGADISIEDDGTIYVGAADGPSAEAAIDKINAIANPQLPKVGERFLGTVVKTAAFGAFVSLLPGKDGLVHISKLGNGKRIGKVEDVVNVGDKLRVEIADIDNRGKISLVLVNEEDNAGDKPAESGDAAKAEKADAK; encoded by the coding sequence ATGACCGACGTGAGCGGCACCGCCGTGCACGAGACCGAAGCCGTGATCGACAACGGCCGCTTCGGCACCCGCACGGTCCGCTTCGAGACCGGCCGGCTGGCCCGCCAGGCCGCCGGCTCGGTCGTCGCGTACCTGGACGACGAAACCATGCTGCTGTCGGCGACCACGGCGTCGAAGCACCCGAAGGAGCACTTCGACTTCTTCCCGCTGACCGTGGACGTCGAGGAGCGGATGTACGCCGCGGGCCGGATCCCGGGCGCCTTCTTCCGCCGCGAGGGCCGTCCCTCCACCGACGCCATCCTGACCTGCCGCCTGATCGACCGGCCGCTGCGCCCGTCGTTCACCGAGGGCCTCCGCAACGAGATCCAGATCGTGATCACCGTGCAGAGCCTCCACCCGGAGGACCCGTACGACGTGCTCGCGATCAACGCCGCCTCGGCGTCCACCCAGATCGCCGGCCTGCCCTTCTCGGGCCCGATCGGCGGCGTGCGCGTGGCGCTGATCGAGGACCAGTGGGTGGCCTTCCCGACCTGGAAGCAGCTGGAGAGCGCCACCTTCAACATGGTGGTGGCCGGCCGCATCGTCGGTGACGGCGCGAACGACGTGGCCATCATGATGGTCGAGGCCGAGGCCACCGAGCAGACGCTCGACCTGGTCGCCGGTGGCGCCAAGGCGCCGAACGAGCAGGTCGTCGCCGAGGGCCTGGAGGCGGCCAAGCCGTTCATCCGGGTGCTCTGCGAGGCCCAGCAGGAGCTGGCCAAGGTGGCCGCGAAGCCGGTCGGCGACTTCCCGCTGTTCCCGGCCTACGAGGCCGACGCCTACGAAGCGGTGGCCGCGGCGGCCACCGACGACCTGGCCAAGGCGCTGGCCATCGCCGGCAAGCAGGACCGCGACAACGCCACCGACGAGGTCAAGGCCGCCGTGCTGGCCAAGGTCGGTGTCGGCGAGGGCGAGGCCTTCGAGGGCCGCGAGAAGGAGGTCGGTGCCGCGTTCCGCGCGCTGACCAAGCAGCTGATCCGCCAGCGCATCCTGCGTGACAAGGTCCGCATCGACGGCCGCGGCCTGACCGACATCCGGTCGCTGGGCGCCGAGGTCTCGGTGATCCCGCGGGCACACGGCTCGGCGCTGTTCGAGCGCGGCGAGACCCAGATCCTGGGCGTCACCACGCTGAACATGCTCCGCATGGAGCAGCAGATCGACTCGCTGTCCCCGGAGACCACCAAGCGGTACCTGCACCACTACAACTTCCCGCCGTTCTCCACCGGCGAGACCGGCCGCGTCGGTTCGCCGAAGCGGCGCGAGATCGGCCACGGCGCGCTCGCCGAGCGCGCGCTGGTGCCGGTGCTGCCGAAGCGGGACGAGTTCCCGTACGCCATCCGCCAGGTCTCCGAGGCGCTGGGCTCCAACGGCTCCACCTCGATGGGCTCGGTCTGCGCCTCCACCATGGGCCTGCTCAACGCCGGTGTGCCGCTGAAGGCGCCGGTCGCGGGCATCGCCATGGGCCTGGTGTCGGACGAGGTCGACGGTGAGACCCGCTACGTCGCGCTGACCGACATCCTCGGGGCCGAGGACGCCTTCGGTGACATGGACTTCAAGGTGGCGGGCACCAAGGAGATCGTCACCGCGCTGCAGCTGGACACCAAGCTCGACGGCATCCCGTCCGAGGTGCTGGCCGGTGCGCTGAACCAGGCCAAGGACGCGCGCCTGACCATTCTCGAGGTGATCGCCGAGGCGATCGACGGGCCGGACGAGATGAGCCCGTACGCCCCGCGCGTGACCAGCGTGAAGATCCCGGTGGACAAGATCGGCGAGGTCATCGGCCCGAAGGGCAAGATGATCAACTCGATCACCGAGGAGACCGGCGCCGACATCTCCATCGAGGACGACGGCACGATCTACGTGGGCGCGGCCGACGGCCCGTCGGCGGAGGCGGCGATCGACAAGATCAACGCCATCGCCAACCCGCAGCTGCCCAAGGTCGGGGAGCGCTTCCTCGGCACCGTGGTGAAGACCGCCGCGTTCGGCGCGTTCGTTTCGCTGCTGCCGGGCAAGGACGGCCTGGTGCACATCTCCAAGCTGGGCAACGGCAAGCGCATCGGCAAGGTCGAGGACGTGGTGAACGTCGGCGACAAGCTGCGCGTGGAGATCGCGGACATCGACAACCGCGGCAAGATCAGCCTGGTGCTGGTGAACGAAGAGGACAACGCCGGTGACAAGCCCGCCGAGTCCGGTGACGCCGCCAAGGCCGAGAAGGCCGACGCCAAGTAG
- a CDS encoding tetratricopeptide repeat protein, translating into MKARNFALLLTAALVLYFVLLAGRAIALLKTGEVVPVVFGVGVLLLPVLGVWIVVTTWRSGLRIQRLARRLEREGGLPDVSDLPRRPSGRVDRDAADEWFEQRRAELEADPENWRHWYRLAHAYDIAGDRRRARETMRKAIELEAADPADSEV; encoded by the coding sequence GTGAAGGCTCGCAACTTCGCGCTGCTGCTGACCGCGGCGCTGGTGCTGTATTTTGTGCTGCTCGCCGGGCGGGCGATCGCGCTGCTCAAGACCGGTGAAGTGGTACCGGTGGTGTTCGGCGTCGGCGTGCTGCTGCTGCCGGTGCTCGGCGTCTGGATCGTGGTGACCACGTGGCGGTCCGGGCTGCGTATCCAGCGGCTCGCGCGGCGGCTGGAGCGCGAAGGCGGCCTGCCCGACGTCTCCGACCTGCCTCGCCGTCCGTCGGGCCGGGTGGACCGGGACGCCGCGGACGAGTGGTTCGAGCAGCGCCGGGCCGAGCTGGAGGCCGATCCGGAGAACTGGCGGCACTGGTACCGGCTGGCGCACGCCTACGACATCGCCGGGGACCGGCGGCGGGCCCGCGAGACCATGCGCAAGGCGATCGAGCTGGAAGCCGCCGATCCGGCGGACTCAGAAGTGTAG
- a CDS encoding winged helix-turn-helix domain-containing protein: MQTVSDSVARRTALAAQGFADPRPGGEPTRRHLQRVLSRVQLLQLDSVNVAVRAHYAPLFARLGAYAPSLVDDAAWSHSARRPRLLVETWAHEASLIPVEDWPLLRSGAKRMGWWRGYEKLLERSPTLAEDVLAVVKEHGPIGAGAIERELAGGQMRRQGAWWDRSEVKRICEWLFGMGQLSTGTRRSFERLYDLTERVIPPEILSTRVEKDEAARRLIGKSATALGIATETDLRDYYRLGPDVARQAVAELVEAGELEPVRVRGWKAQAYRHVGARTPRSITGRALLCPFDPLIWERARTERMFGFRYRIEIYVPEPKREYGYYVFPFLLDGELVARVDLKADRAGGVLRVQGAFAEPGVDHGRVLPELAAELAHMAEWLDLSGVVAQPRGDLGAALGKIVR; the protein is encoded by the coding sequence ATGCAGACGGTGAGTGATTCGGTGGCGCGGCGCACGGCGCTGGCCGCGCAGGGGTTCGCCGATCCGCGGCCGGGCGGCGAGCCCACGCGGCGGCATTTGCAGCGGGTGCTGTCGCGGGTGCAGCTGCTCCAGCTCGATTCGGTGAACGTGGCGGTCCGGGCGCACTACGCGCCGTTGTTCGCGCGGCTCGGGGCGTACGCGCCTTCGCTGGTCGACGACGCGGCTTGGTCGCATTCCGCGCGGCGGCCGCGGCTGCTGGTGGAGACCTGGGCGCACGAGGCGAGCCTGATCCCGGTGGAGGACTGGCCGCTGCTGCGGTCCGGGGCGAAGCGGATGGGCTGGTGGCGCGGGTACGAAAAGCTGCTCGAACGCTCGCCGACGCTGGCCGAGGACGTGCTGGCGGTGGTCAAGGAGCACGGCCCGATCGGGGCGGGGGCGATCGAGCGGGAGCTGGCCGGTGGTCAGATGCGCCGCCAGGGCGCCTGGTGGGACCGGTCGGAGGTGAAGCGGATCTGCGAGTGGCTGTTCGGCATGGGCCAGCTGTCCACCGGTACGCGGCGGAGTTTCGAACGGCTCTACGACCTGACCGAACGGGTGATCCCGCCGGAGATCCTGTCGACGCGGGTGGAGAAGGACGAGGCGGCGCGGCGGCTGATCGGGAAGTCGGCCACCGCGCTGGGCATCGCCACGGAGACCGATTTGCGCGACTACTACCGCCTCGGCCCGGACGTCGCGCGGCAGGCGGTGGCGGAGCTGGTCGAGGCGGGTGAGCTGGAGCCGGTGCGGGTGCGCGGGTGGAAGGCGCAGGCGTACCGGCACGTGGGCGCCCGGACTCCGCGCTCGATCACCGGGCGGGCGCTGCTGTGCCCGTTCGACCCGCTGATCTGGGAGCGCGCGCGGACCGAGCGGATGTTCGGGTTCCGGTACCGCATCGAGATCTACGTGCCGGAGCCGAAGCGGGAGTACGGCTACTACGTTTTCCCGTTCCTGCTGGACGGCGAGCTGGTGGCGCGGGTGGACCTGAAGGCCGACCGGGCGGGTGGGGTGCTGCGGGTGCAGGGCGCCTTCGCCGAGCCGGGGGTGGACCACGGGCGCGTGCTGCCGGAGCTGGCGGCGGAGCTGGCGCACATGGCGGAGTGGCTGGACCTTTCGGGGGTGGTCGCGCAGCCGCGCGGAGATCTGGGGGCGGCGCTGGGCAAAATTGTGCGATGA
- the dapB gene encoding 4-hydroxy-tetrahydrodipicolinate reductase has product MSIRVAVLGARGRMGAQAVNAVEGAADLELVAAIDAGDRLLDVVDNGADVLIDFTHPDAVMGNLEFAVEHGVHAVVGTTGMTQDRLETLAGWLADKPELGVLIAPNFALGAVLAMRFAEQAARFYASAEVIELHHNRKADAPSGTAGHTARLISKARAEAGIEPGPDATTSEVDGARGALVGDVRVHSVRLPGLIAHEEILFGAEGETLTIRHDSMDRSSFMPGVLLGVRSIAKRPGLTVGLENVLEL; this is encoded by the coding sequence ATGAGCATCCGGGTGGCGGTACTGGGCGCGCGCGGGCGCATGGGCGCGCAGGCGGTGAACGCCGTCGAGGGTGCGGCGGACCTCGAACTGGTCGCCGCGATCGACGCCGGCGACCGGCTGCTCGACGTGGTGGACAACGGCGCCGACGTGCTCATCGACTTCACCCACCCGGACGCGGTGATGGGCAACCTGGAGTTCGCCGTGGAGCACGGGGTGCACGCGGTGGTCGGTACCACCGGGATGACGCAGGACCGGCTGGAGACGCTGGCCGGCTGGCTGGCGGACAAGCCGGAGCTGGGCGTGCTGATCGCGCCGAACTTCGCGCTCGGCGCGGTGCTGGCCATGCGGTTCGCCGAGCAGGCCGCGCGGTTCTACGCCTCGGCCGAGGTGATCGAGCTGCACCACAACCGCAAGGCCGACGCGCCTTCGGGCACCGCCGGGCACACCGCGCGCCTGATCTCCAAGGCCCGCGCGGAAGCCGGGATCGAGCCGGGCCCCGACGCGACCACTTCCGAAGTGGACGGTGCGCGCGGCGCGCTGGTCGGCGACGTGCGGGTGCACTCGGTGCGCCTGCCGGGGCTGATCGCGCACGAGGAGATCCTCTTCGGCGCCGAGGGGGAGACGCTGACCATTCGCCACGACTCGATGGACCGGTCCTCGTTCATGCCGGGGGTGCTGCTCGGCGTGCGGTCGATCGCCAAGCGCCCCGGCCTGACCGTCGGGCTGGAGAACGTGCTGGAGCTCTAG
- a CDS encoding GNAT family N-acetyltransferase has protein sequence MSQAKVRAATAADVAEIARIQRDTWRIAYAEFLGEQALAALADPETEQQWAAAVEHPGTAVLVATEGEFTVGFCVAGPAPADEAASAAGELPEDADSVGLIATVLVEPRWGRRGHGGRLLAHAATALRELGAARGITWVAQSDAASLSFYKRAGWHPDGTVRTLDTGEKTIRELRLTGPLDLQLTPPAS, from the coding sequence ATGAGCCAGGCCAAGGTCCGCGCGGCCACCGCAGCCGACGTCGCCGAAATCGCCCGGATCCAGCGGGACACCTGGCGGATCGCCTACGCGGAGTTCCTCGGTGAGCAGGCGCTGGCCGCGCTGGCGGACCCGGAGACCGAACAGCAGTGGGCCGCCGCCGTCGAGCACCCCGGCACGGCCGTGCTGGTGGCCACCGAAGGCGAGTTCACCGTCGGCTTCTGCGTCGCGGGCCCGGCCCCGGCCGACGAGGCCGCCTCCGCCGCGGGTGAGCTGCCCGAAGACGCGGACAGCGTCGGCCTGATCGCCACCGTGCTGGTCGAACCGCGCTGGGGCCGTCGCGGCCACGGCGGCCGCCTGCTCGCTCACGCGGCGACTGCGCTGCGTGAGCTCGGCGCGGCGCGAGGCATCACCTGGGTGGCCCAGTCCGATGCCGCCTCGCTCAGCTTCTACAAGCGCGCGGGCTGGCACCCCGACGGCACCGTCCGCACCCTGGACACCGGCGAGAAGACCATCCGCGAGCTGCGCCTCACCGGTCCGCTGGACCTGCAGCTGACTCCGCCGGCTTCCTGA
- a CDS encoding GtrA family protein, with the protein MAVAEKTAADRFIDLCAAVTSRLPFGLARLVPPTFLGFCVINGFTFGVDLLLLTLLHGQLGLAVPLSITVAYVIAFGLSFVLNRAFNFQSHAPVGKQAVLYAIAVAINYLAFILGVGSGLVALGVQYHLSRLIAGACEGVFMYSVMRWVVFRKPAESAAGPADR; encoded by the coding sequence GTGGCCGTCGCCGAGAAAACCGCCGCCGACCGGTTCATCGACCTGTGCGCGGCGGTCACCAGCCGGTTGCCGTTCGGGCTCGCGCGGCTGGTGCCGCCGACCTTTCTCGGCTTCTGCGTGATCAACGGGTTCACCTTCGGGGTGGACCTGCTGCTGCTCACCCTGCTGCACGGACAGCTGGGCCTGGCGGTTCCGCTGTCCATCACGGTGGCCTACGTGATCGCGTTCGGGCTGAGCTTCGTGCTGAACCGCGCGTTCAACTTCCAGTCGCACGCGCCGGTGGGCAAGCAGGCGGTGCTGTACGCGATCGCGGTGGCGATCAACTACCTGGCGTTCATCCTCGGCGTGGGCAGCGGGCTGGTCGCGCTCGGTGTGCAGTACCACCTGTCGCGCCTGATCGCCGGTGCCTGCGAGGGCGTGTTCATGTACAGCGTGATGCGCTGGGTGGTGTTCAGGAAGCCGGCGGAGTCAGCTGCAGGTCCAGCGGACCGGTGA
- a CDS encoding M16 family metallopeptidase, which yields MPSKTPGYAQPAGSTRLLDSTADGAVVKRTVLPGGLRVITEHVPASRSATVGLWVGVGSRDEPLPVAGAAHYLEHLLFKGTANRDAKQIAEEIDAVGGEFNAFTAKEHTCYYAQVLDEDLPLAVDLVTDVVFEALCADSDVDTERSVVLEEIAMRDDDAEDLLHETFVGAILGDHPLGRPVLGTEASIAGMSPQALRGFYKRRYTLPRMVLAVAGNIDHTRVLRLVRKALRDRLSGSDTPVPPRRGRARLASAPKLALHTDDTEQAHVMLGLRALTRHDERRFTLSVLNAALGGGMSSRLFQEVRERRGLAYQVYSSVASYADAGHLAVYAGCQPEKLGEVAGVIREVLAEVARDGLTDAEVARAKGQLRGAMVLGLEDSASRMSRIGKGELNYGEYLGVTETIDRIDAVTAEDTAALAKALLRAPGRAVGVSAAAVVGPYAHADDLPDDLHEVIAS from the coding sequence ATGCCGTCTAAGACGCCCGGGTACGCCCAGCCCGCCGGGTCGACCCGCCTGCTCGACTCCACCGCCGACGGCGCGGTGGTCAAGCGCACGGTGCTGCCGGGCGGCCTGCGCGTGATCACCGAGCACGTACCGGCCTCGCGCTCGGCCACGGTCGGGCTGTGGGTCGGCGTCGGCTCGCGTGACGAGCCGCTGCCGGTGGCCGGTGCCGCGCACTACCTGGAGCACCTGCTGTTCAAGGGCACCGCGAACCGCGACGCCAAGCAGATCGCCGAGGAGATCGACGCGGTCGGCGGCGAGTTCAACGCGTTCACCGCGAAGGAGCACACCTGCTACTACGCGCAGGTGCTCGACGAGGACCTGCCGCTGGCGGTGGACCTGGTCACCGACGTGGTGTTCGAGGCGCTGTGCGCGGATTCCGATGTGGACACCGAGCGCAGCGTGGTGCTCGAAGAGATCGCCATGCGCGACGACGACGCCGAGGACCTGCTGCACGAGACCTTCGTCGGCGCGATCCTCGGTGACCACCCGCTCGGGCGGCCGGTGCTGGGCACCGAGGCGTCCATCGCCGGCATGTCACCGCAGGCGCTGCGCGGGTTCTACAAGCGCCGCTACACGCTGCCGCGCATGGTGCTCGCGGTGGCGGGCAACATCGACCACACGCGGGTGCTCCGCCTGGTGCGCAAGGCGTTGCGCGACCGGCTGTCCGGTTCGGACACCCCGGTACCGCCGCGCCGTGGCCGCGCGCGGCTGGCGTCGGCGCCGAAGCTGGCGCTGCACACCGACGACACCGAGCAGGCGCACGTCATGCTCGGCCTGCGCGCGCTCACCCGGCACGACGAGCGCCGCTTCACGCTGTCCGTGCTCAACGCCGCGCTCGGCGGCGGCATGAGTTCCCGGCTGTTCCAGGAGGTCCGCGAGCGCCGCGGGCTGGCGTACCAGGTGTACTCGTCGGTGGCGAGCTACGCCGACGCCGGGCACCTGGCCGTCTACGCCGGGTGCCAGCCGGAGAAGCTGGGCGAGGTGGCTGGCGTGATCCGCGAGGTGCTCGCCGAGGTCGCGCGTGACGGGCTCACCGACGCCGAGGTCGCCAGGGCGAAGGGCCAGTTGCGTGGCGCGATGGTGCTCGGCCTGGAGGACTCCGCCTCACGCATGTCGCGCATCGGCAAGGGTGAGCTGAACTACGGCGAGTACCTCGGTGTGACCGAAACCATCGACCGGATCGACGCGGTCACCGCCGAAGACACCGCCGCGCTGGCAAAAGCCCTGCTCAGGGCGCCGGGCCGGGCGGTGGGGGTGTCCGCGGCCGCGGTGGTCGGGCCGTACGCTCACGCCGACGACCTTCCCGACGATCTGCACGAGGTGATCGCATCATGA